One window of the Chryseobacterium sp. CY350 genome contains the following:
- a CDS encoding PQQ-dependent sugar dehydrogenase, whose amino-acid sequence MLLINCTDDLEENTRNGETFLPVESNPANTNYAPAFAGQTRVNAVKTLIPYQKTILTSSLSSPWGITSLPDGRLLITQKTGTMRIVTNTGTVGNPITGLPAVNSTGQGGLLGLCIDPQFSTNRMIYWVFSENVTGGTVTAVAKGKLSDSEAVIENPTVIYRANPSASTGNLHYGGRILFDSSGNLFVSTGERSDLSTRPLAQSVSAAIGKIIRITKDGQPAAGNPTFSQTGALPELYSIGHRNPQGLAIHPVTGDLWQGEHGPKGGDEINRIQAGANYGWPTITYGIEYSGGVIGDGIQQQTGMQQPVYYWDPVISPSGMTFYRGNNMPEWQNNLFIGSLSGMHIVRLVIENNKVVGEERLLADENQRFRDITQGTDNALYAITDAGRLYKINKQ is encoded by the coding sequence ATGCTTTTAATCAACTGCACAGATGATTTAGAAGAAAATACAAGAAACGGCGAAACATTTCTACCTGTAGAAAGTAATCCCGCAAATACCAATTACGCTCCCGCATTTGCAGGTCAGACAAGAGTAAATGCCGTGAAGACATTGATACCTTATCAGAAAACGATTCTTACTTCATCACTTTCTTCACCTTGGGGAATTACGAGTCTTCCCGACGGAAGATTATTAATTACACAGAAAACCGGGACAATGCGTATTGTCACCAATACCGGAACAGTAGGAAATCCGATTACTGGCTTGCCTGCGGTGAACTCTACAGGACAAGGCGGTTTGCTGGGACTCTGCATTGATCCACAATTTTCTACCAACAGAATGATTTATTGGGTGTTTTCGGAAAACGTAACTGGCGGAACGGTAACTGCTGTTGCTAAGGGGAAACTTTCAGATTCTGAAGCGGTCATAGAAAACCCTACGGTGATTTACAGAGCAAATCCTTCTGCTTCCACAGGTAATCTACATTATGGTGGGAGAATTTTATTTGATTCTTCAGGAAATCTTTTCGTAAGCACAGGCGAAAGATCTGATCTGTCAACAAGACCGTTAGCCCAATCCGTTTCTGCAGCGATAGGAAAAATTATAAGAATTACAAAAGATGGCCAGCCAGCTGCAGGAAATCCAACGTTTTCGCAAACCGGAGCTTTACCGGAATTGTATAGTATAGGTCATAGAAATCCACAAGGCTTGGCAATACATCCTGTCACAGGAGATCTTTGGCAAGGAGAACACGGCCCGAAAGGTGGAGATGAGATCAACCGCATCCAAGCAGGAGCAAATTACGGCTGGCCTACAATAACGTATGGAATTGAGTATAGCGGCGGAGTAATAGGTGATGGCATTCAGCAACAAACTGGTATGCAACAACCGGTTTATTATTGGGATCCTGTAATTTCGCCAAGCGGTATGACATTCTACCGGGGCAATAATATGCCTGAATGGCAAAACAATCTTTTCATAGGTTCTCTTAGCGGGATGCATATTGTGAGATTAGTGATCGAAAATAATAAAGTCGTAGGTGAAGAACGATTGTTGGCTGATGAGAATCAGCGCTTTAGAGATATAACTCAAGGTACGGATAATGCTTTGTATGCAATCACAGATGCAGGCAGACTTTACAAAATCAATAAGCAATAG
- a CDS encoding cytochrome-c peroxidase: protein MKNWLCWVLFLFVGITLLNNCLQNRTYKDLKKKQSFLDQLRFAYSSNDTLKWPKPVLDPSVTVFSEIGHLPEVEFPADNPYSEEKAFLGRTLFYDPRLSGSNQIACASCHDPELGWTDNRRLSFGHDRQLGRRNAMTIMNVAYTKSMFWDGRSQSLEDQVKIPIEDQSEMSEHIDIATEKIIKVKGYEMLFEKAFGDKKITKDRIAKAIATFERTVVSPQSRFDQFIDGEKDALTDDEVMGLHLFRTKAQCMNCHNSGYFSNNLFENDGTSLLSSDDEDLGRYLITKKSVDVGKFRVPTLREVVKTAPWMHRGSFNTLSEVINFYNMGNPESYKNRSTLFEGKQLISEKSDMLKLLELTKEEMLQLESFLGTLSTPTARPLPPKLPK from the coding sequence ATGAAAAACTGGCTTTGTTGGGTTTTATTTTTATTTGTAGGTATCACTTTATTAAATAACTGTCTGCAAAACAGAACTTATAAAGATTTAAAAAAGAAACAATCATTTCTTGATCAGTTAAGATTTGCCTATTCATCTAATGATACTTTGAAGTGGCCAAAACCAGTTCTGGATCCTTCAGTAACCGTATTTTCCGAAATCGGACACTTACCAGAAGTTGAGTTTCCAGCAGACAATCCCTATTCTGAAGAGAAAGCATTTTTAGGAAGAACACTTTTTTATGATCCTCGACTTTCCGGCTCTAATCAAATTGCTTGTGCATCGTGCCATGATCCTGAATTAGGATGGACTGATAACAGAAGATTATCTTTTGGTCACGACAGGCAACTTGGAAGAAGAAACGCGATGACGATCATGAACGTCGCTTATACAAAATCTATGTTCTGGGATGGAAGATCGCAATCGCTTGAAGATCAAGTAAAAATACCAATTGAGGATCAATCAGAAATGTCTGAACATATTGATATCGCAACAGAAAAAATTATTAAAGTAAAGGGTTATGAAATGCTTTTTGAAAAAGCTTTTGGTGATAAAAAAATAACTAAAGACAGAATTGCTAAAGCTATTGCGACATTTGAGCGAACTGTTGTTAGTCCGCAAAGCAGATTTGATCAATTCATTGATGGTGAAAAAGATGCTCTTACAGATGATGAAGTGATGGGTCTTCACCTTTTCCGCACAAAGGCTCAGTGTATGAACTGCCACAATTCCGGCTATTTTTCAAACAATCTTTTTGAAAATGACGGAACTTCTTTGCTAAGCTCAGACGACGAAGATTTAGGGCGATATCTGATTACAAAAAAATCTGTCGATGTAGGTAAATTCAGAGTTCCCACCTTGCGTGAAGTGGTAAAAACAGCACCGTGGATGCATCGTGGTTCTTTTAATACTTTATCTGAAGTTATTAATTTTTATAATATGGGAAATCCTGAATCATATAAAAATCGATCTACTCTTTTTGAAGGAAAGCAACTAATTTCCGAAAAATCTGATATGCTAAAACTTTTGGAATTGACTAAAGAGGAAATGTTGCAGTTGGAATCTTTTTTGGGAACTTTAAGCACGCCTACAGCAAGACCTCTACCGCCTAAACTTCCGAAATAA
- a CDS encoding DoxX family protein — MDAKNISRIALGAMLITAGIGHLTFARKEFQAQVPDWVPLKKDDTVVYSGVVEIALGATIIATPKKYRNILGKLTAAFFTAVFPGNISQYKDRKDGFGLDTDQRRMARLFIQPLLIGWALKSMKK, encoded by the coding sequence ATGGACGCTAAAAATATATCAAGAATTGCATTGGGAGCGATGCTTATTACAGCAGGAATCGGGCATCTTACTTTTGCCAGAAAAGAATTTCAGGCACAGGTTCCCGATTGGGTTCCTTTAAAAAAAGATGACACTGTAGTTTACTCTGGAGTCGTTGAAATCGCCTTGGGAGCCACAATAATTGCAACTCCAAAGAAATATCGCAATATTTTGGGAAAGCTTACAGCAGCATTTTTCACTGCCGTATTTCCTGGAAATATTTCACAGTATAAAGACCGTAAAGACGGTTTTGGTTTAGATACAGATCAGCGTAGAATGGCCAGATTATTCATCCAGCCTTTGCTTATTGGCTGGGCATTGAAGTCAATGAAAAAATAA
- a CDS encoding DUF421 domain-containing protein, translating into MYLAVILDFSWKEFLLGGEEWIFLTEIILRTLIMFITIIVGLRILGKRGVKQLSLFELVVIIGLGSAAGDPMFYKDVGIASSIVVFIVIICFYSFITYLIGRFKRFENLLEGKSIALIEDGVFSIDNFKKENLGSDEFFSELRLKGVSHLGQIEIAIEETSGDISVFFFADDDVKFGLPIMPGSLLNPLKFVENSGYYSCTFCGFTEEKSSGNGGKCKKCGKQNWVLASNKKRIT; encoded by the coding sequence ATGTATCTCGCTGTGATTTTAGATTTTAGCTGGAAAGAATTCCTCTTGGGAGGCGAAGAGTGGATTTTTTTAACGGAAATCATCTTGCGTACCCTTATAATGTTCATTACGATTATTGTCGGTTTGCGCATACTTGGTAAAAGAGGTGTGAAGCAATTGTCTCTGTTTGAACTTGTTGTCATCATAGGATTGGGTTCTGCAGCGGGTGATCCCATGTTTTATAAAGACGTTGGAATTGCATCATCTATCGTTGTTTTTATTGTTATTATCTGTTTTTACAGTTTTATAACCTACCTGATCGGAAGATTTAAAAGATTTGAAAATTTATTAGAAGGCAAATCTATCGCCCTTATTGAGGATGGAGTTTTTTCAATTGATAATTTTAAAAAAGAGAATTTAGGAAGTGACGAGTTTTTTTCCGAATTGAGATTAAAAGGAGTTTCACACCTTGGCCAGATAGAAATCGCTATTGAAGAGACCTCCGGAGATATCAGCGTATTCTTTTTCGCTGATGATGATGTGAAATTTGGTTTACCGATAATGCCTGGTTCTCTTCTTAATCCGTTGAAATTTGTAGAAAATTCAGGTTATTATTCTTGTACATTTTGCGGATTTACTGAAGAAAAATCATCCGGAAATGGAGGGAAATGCAAAAAATGCGGAAAGCAAAACTGGGTATTGGCTAGTAATAAAAAGCGAATTACATAA
- a CDS encoding lycopene cyclase domain-containing protein translates to MWQYTYLAINFFTVIICFLFSFHPKIKFHRHFKAFTMASFLVAVFFIAWDVWFTKIGVWWFNDQYLIGSRLFGLPVEELMFFICIPFSCVFTYFCLDKFFKLDWNPTLEKIFVIVFIVILLCLSVVFEDKIYPFITFLTSAISLFTLYFILKVSWLGKASLIYLILMPGFLAVNGILTGTGLESPIVNYNPEQIIGIRIFTIPIEDSIYGYEMILWNLYLFYRFKSKESEDVIVA, encoded by the coding sequence ATGTGGCAGTATACCTATCTAGCGATCAATTTTTTTACGGTAATCATCTGTTTTTTATTTTCGTTTCATCCAAAAATAAAATTTCACAGGCATTTTAAGGCATTCACAATGGCATCTTTTCTGGTTGCCGTTTTTTTTATTGCGTGGGATGTATGGTTTACAAAAATTGGAGTTTGGTGGTTTAATGACCAATATCTCATCGGAAGCAGACTGTTCGGACTTCCTGTAGAAGAACTTATGTTTTTTATTTGCATTCCGTTTTCATGCGTTTTCACATACTTTTGTTTAGATAAATTTTTTAAACTTGACTGGAATCCAACACTAGAAAAAATTTTCGTGATTGTTTTTATAGTTATTTTACTGTGCCTGTCTGTTGTTTTCGAAGATAAAATCTATCCTTTCATTACATTTCTTACTTCAGCAATAAGCCTTTTTACATTATATTTTATTCTAAAAGTTTCTTGGCTTGGTAAGGCATCATTAATTTATTTAATATTAATGCCCGGGTTTTTGGCGGTAAACGGAATACTAACCGGAACGGGATTAGAATCGCCCATTGTCAACTATAATCCAGAACAGATCATTGGAATTAGAATTTTTACGATTCCAATTGAAGACAGTATTTACGGTTATGAAATGATTTTATGGAATCTTTATCTCTTTTACCGTTTTAAGAGCAAAGAATCTGAAGATGTAATTGTAGCTTAA
- a CDS encoding sterol desaturase family protein, producing the protein MNFLIVVATFFIMEGITWLVHKYIMHGFLWSLHRDHHDHSNDGHMERNDYFFAIFAIPTIALMYYGTINGFNEYFYIAIGITVYGMAYFFVHDIFIHQRFKLLRDTQNPYLLAIRRAHKQHHKHTGKEFGECFGFLWVPVKYFKMYFNKNKK; encoded by the coding sequence ATGAATTTTCTGATCGTTGTCGCCACATTCTTCATTATGGAAGGAATTACATGGCTGGTTCACAAATATATAATGCATGGTTTTTTATGGTCACTTCACAGAGATCATCACGACCACAGCAATGATGGTCATATGGAAAGAAATGACTATTTCTTTGCCATTTTTGCAATTCCTACGATTGCTTTGATGTACTATGGTACCATCAATGGTTTTAATGAATATTTTTACATTGCTATAGGAATCACTGTTTATGGCATGGCCTATTTTTTCGTCCATGACATCTTTATACATCAAAGATTTAAGCTTTTGAGAGATACTCAAAATCCTTATCTACTGGCGATAAGACGGGCTCATAAACAACACCACAAACATACTGGTAAAGAATTTGGAGAATGTTTTGGCTTTCTTTGGGTTCCCGTAAAATATTTTAAAATGTATTTTAATAAAAATAAAAAATAG
- a CDS encoding SRPBCC family protein yields MVHQLKKQQQLNCDIETAWKFFSWANNLSKITPKDMNFTVRTKMESDEIYEGMIIDYYVSPLLGIKMDWQTEITQVNHQSSFTDFQKKGPYKLWNHFHEFIPNEKGVLIKDTVDYELPMGFLGEIAHSIFVKSKLEHIFSYRFDILEKMFNQKTN; encoded by the coding sequence ATGGTACACCAACTAAAGAAGCAACAACAGCTAAATTGTGATATAGAAACTGCATGGAAATTCTTTTCATGGGCAAATAATCTCTCTAAAATAACTCCAAAGGATATGAATTTCACAGTCCGCACAAAGATGGAAAGTGACGAAATATATGAGGGAATGATTATTGATTACTACGTTTCGCCTTTGCTTGGTATTAAAATGGACTGGCAAACAGAGATCACACAGGTGAATCATCAAAGCAGTTTTACAGATTTTCAAAAAAAAGGACCTTATAAACTTTGGAATCATTTTCATGAATTTATTCCGAATGAAAAAGGAGTTCTCATAAAGGATACTGTAGATTACGAATTGCCAATGGGATTTTTAGGCGAAATTGCTCACAGCATCTTCGTTAAAAGTAAGCTAGAGCACATTTTCAGTTATCGTTTTGATATTTTAGAAAAAATGTTTAACCAGAAAACCAATTAA
- a CDS encoding phytoene/squalene synthase family protein, which yields MKKLFDDLSYKISKQTTKQYSTSFSLGILALSPQIRNSIYAIYGYVRLADEIVDSFHDYDRSTLLTRFREQTNQALEEKISLNPILQCFQETIHRYEIDLELIYQFLNSMEMDLQKIDYNSDLYKQYILGSAEVVGLMCLHIFVDGNKEQYEILKPSAMKLGSAFQKVNFLRDLKDDYQVLGRTYFPDVDISSFDNSVKLQIENDIQQEFREALEGIKNLPNSSRFGVYLAYRYYISLFRKIKRTPAKKIINQRIRISNGKKFSLMMSSYVQYKMSYL from the coding sequence ATGAAAAAACTATTTGACGATCTCTCTTATAAGATCAGTAAACAAACCACAAAGCAGTACAGTACTAGTTTTTCATTAGGAATCTTGGCATTGTCACCGCAGATAAGAAACTCAATTTATGCGATTTACGGATATGTAAGATTGGCTGATGAGATTGTAGACAGTTTTCACGATTACGACAGATCTACTCTACTCACACGTTTTAGAGAACAGACCAATCAGGCTTTGGAAGAAAAGATCTCGCTGAATCCTATTTTGCAATGTTTTCAGGAAACAATTCACCGTTACGAAATAGATCTCGAATTAATATACCAGTTTCTAAACAGTATGGAAATGGATCTTCAGAAAATAGATTACAATTCTGACCTTTACAAACAGTACATTCTAGGTTCTGCAGAAGTTGTAGGTCTTATGTGCCTTCATATTTTTGTTGATGGAAATAAAGAGCAGTATGAAATTTTAAAACCTTCTGCCATGAAATTGGGATCAGCTTTTCAGAAAGTTAATTTTTTGAGAGACTTAAAAGATGATTATCAGGTTCTTGGCCGTACTTACTTTCCTGATGTTGATATCTCATCGTTTGATAATTCTGTGAAACTACAGATTGAGAATGATATTCAGCAGGAATTCAGAGAAGCTTTGGAAGGCATTAAAAATCTTCCTAATTCATCTCGTTTTGGTGTTTATCTCGCATACAGATATTACATTTCATTATTCAGAAAAATCAAAAGAACGCCTGCAAAAAAGATCATCAATCAGAGAATCAGAATCTCAAACGGCAAAAAGTTTTCGTTGATGATGAGCAGCTACGTACAGTACAAAATGTCATATTTATAA
- a CDS encoding phytoene desaturase family protein: protein MKKIAIIGSGFSGLSAAAYSAKQGNEVHVFEKNSSLGGRARKFVTDNGYVFDMGPSWYWMPDIIEDFFKDFGKKTSDYFELQPLNPQFEMVFSEGTMQIPHDYQEMKNLFEATEIGAGVKLDEFMNDAQYKYEVGMKEFVHKPCHSWFEFVSPKIAKSALKLDLLSNFHRFVRKYFKDPKLIMLMEFPVIFLGAAPKNIPALYSLMNYGGYKLGTWYPMGGFSKIIDAMADIAKTQGVKFHLNSGVESIKIDQNKAKAISVNGEEIQFDTVIASSDYHHTENKLIEEKYRNYTEEYWKKRTFAPSCLIYYLGFKEKIPHLKHHTLFFENDLDLHTTEIYDDKKWPTKPLFYVCCPSKTDQSVAPENCENVFLLMPVATGLDDSEETREKYFDEMVLRLEKHTGALDLKSKLDYKKSYCIKDFKEDYNAYEGNAYGLANTLSQTAVLKPSLKNKKVSNLFYTGQLTVPGPGVPPSIISGKIAAMEANK, encoded by the coding sequence ATGAAGAAAATAGCGATTATAGGATCAGGATTTTCAGGATTATCTGCCGCAGCATACAGCGCAAAACAAGGAAATGAGGTGCATGTCTTTGAGAAAAACAGCAGCCTTGGCGGAAGAGCAAGAAAATTCGTCACCGATAACGGATATGTTTTCGATATGGGACCAAGTTGGTACTGGATGCCTGATATCATTGAAGATTTCTTCAAAGATTTTGGTAAAAAAACGTCAGATTACTTTGAATTGCAGCCTTTGAATCCGCAATTTGAAATGGTTTTTTCTGAAGGTACTATGCAGATCCCTCATGACTATCAAGAGATGAAAAATCTTTTTGAAGCTACAGAAATCGGTGCAGGTGTTAAACTTGACGAATTCATGAACGACGCACAATATAAGTATGAGGTTGGTATGAAAGAATTTGTACATAAACCCTGCCATTCATGGTTTGAATTTGTTTCGCCGAAGATCGCTAAAAGTGCTTTAAAATTAGATCTATTATCAAATTTTCATCGGTTCGTACGTAAATATTTTAAGGATCCCAAACTAATTATGTTGATGGAATTTCCTGTGATTTTTCTTGGTGCCGCGCCAAAAAATATTCCCGCATTATACAGTTTAATGAATTACGGAGGTTACAAACTCGGCACGTGGTATCCTATGGGAGGGTTTTCAAAAATAATTGATGCGATGGCAGATATTGCTAAAACACAGGGAGTTAAATTTCATTTAAATTCCGGAGTTGAGTCTATAAAAATTGATCAAAACAAAGCAAAAGCAATTTCAGTAAATGGAGAAGAAATACAGTTTGATACTGTTATTGCGTCTTCAGATTATCATCATACAGAAAATAAGCTGATTGAAGAAAAGTATAGAAATTACACAGAAGAATACTGGAAAAAACGAACTTTTGCTCCTTCATGTCTCATCTATTATTTAGGGTTTAAAGAAAAAATCCCTCATTTAAAACATCATACGTTGTTTTTTGAAAATGATCTGGATCTTCATACCACAGAAATTTATGACGATAAAAAGTGGCCTACAAAACCTTTGTTTTATGTTTGCTGTCCGTCAAAAACTGACCAAAGTGTAGCTCCGGAAAATTGTGAAAACGTTTTTCTTCTGATGCCTGTAGCAACAGGATTGGATGACAGTGAAGAAACAAGAGAAAAATATTTTGATGAAATGGTTCTCCGGTTAGAAAAACATACCGGAGCTTTAGATTTAAAATCAAAATTAGATTATAAAAAGAGCTACTGCATAAAAGATTTTAAAGAAGACTACAATGCTTATGAAGGTAATGCGTACGGTTTGGCAAATACTCTTTCTCAAACAGCAGTACTGAAACCTTCATTGAAAAATAAAAAAGTAAGCAATTTATTTTATACAGGACAGTTGACGGTTCCGGGACCGGGAGTTCCGCCATCAATCATTTCAGGAAAAATAGCCGCCATGGAAGCCAATAAATAA
- a CDS encoding MarR family winged helix-turn-helix transcriptional regulator, whose amino-acid sequence MDFDLIKDAVSLIEEFKQQNKDSSYPSTVEGFKAWIFDQEFERTKSEEITTDWEGKQQGRSPESAISTLLIHLTRYAKSYSKSAISGSEFSTQEDFIYLINLKVFGAMSKIDLIKKNIHEKPVGTLIINRLLKKGWIKQSDSVEDKRIKIIEVTQKGLKTLDKQMDQIRKATKIVSGNLSHAEKMELIRILNKLDQFHHPIYHRNIDSKDLIATVYKDFSIENN is encoded by the coding sequence ATGGATTTTGATTTAATTAAAGATGCGGTTTCCCTTATAGAAGAATTCAAACAACAAAACAAAGATTCTTCTTATCCCTCAACTGTTGAGGGTTTTAAAGCATGGATATTTGATCAGGAATTTGAGAGAACAAAATCTGAAGAAATAACAACTGACTGGGAAGGTAAACAACAAGGCAGAAGCCCAGAAAGTGCGATCAGCACGCTTCTAATTCATTTGACAAGATACGCAAAATCATATTCGAAGTCTGCCATTTCAGGATCGGAATTCTCGACGCAGGAAGATTTCATTTACCTTATTAATCTAAAAGTTTTTGGTGCGATGTCTAAAATTGACCTGATCAAAAAAAACATTCATGAAAAGCCTGTTGGCACTCTTATCATCAACAGACTTTTGAAAAAGGGATGGATAAAACAAAGCGATTCTGTGGAAGATAAAAGAATAAAAATCATAGAAGTAACTCAAAAAGGACTAAAAACCCTAGATAAACAAATGGATCAAATACGTAAAGCTACCAAAATTGTTTCCGGAAATCTCAGCCATGCAGAAAAGATGGAGCTGATTCGTATTCTGAATAAGCTAGACCAATTTCACCATCCTATTTACCACAGAAACATAGACAGCAAAGATCTTATAGCAACAGTTTACAAAGATTTCTCAATAGAAAATAATTAG
- a CDS encoding TetR/AcrR family transcriptional regulator, producing the protein MPRKVVQGPIRDKEKTKQKLLNAVGKILKTKGYSGLMVSKIAAVAGFDKKLIYEYFGSTDKLIDEYIRSQDYWSKVDEKEMNVDLSDGGKEMSKMALLNQYESLRKNKELQKIVVWELSESRPILKKLFEQREEIGEGLFTNITDPHFGESSDEYRAITALLVAGIYHLNLYTAYNGTTFCGIDTKSEDGRKKIEKAIVDIIDFAYSKK; encoded by the coding sequence ATGCCTAGAAAAGTTGTACAAGGTCCCATCAGGGATAAGGAGAAAACAAAACAAAAACTGCTGAATGCAGTTGGTAAAATTCTGAAAACCAAAGGTTACTCAGGATTAATGGTCAGTAAAATTGCTGCTGTAGCCGGCTTTGATAAAAAGTTGATCTACGAATATTTTGGTAGCACAGACAAACTTATTGACGAATATATAAGATCTCAGGATTACTGGAGTAAAGTTGACGAAAAGGAGATGAATGTCGATCTTTCTGACGGTGGAAAAGAAATGTCTAAAATGGCTTTGCTGAACCAGTATGAAAGTCTTAGAAAAAATAAAGAACTTCAAAAGATCGTCGTTTGGGAACTTTCTGAAAGCAGACCAATTCTTAAAAAGTTATTTGAGCAAAGAGAAGAGATTGGTGAAGGCCTTTTTACCAATATTACTGACCCTCATTTTGGTGAATCATCCGATGAATATAGAGCAATTACTGCTTTATTAGTAGCAGGAATATACCATCTAAATCTTTACACTGCTTACAACGGCACTACATTCTGCGGAATAGACACCAAAAGCGAAGACGGAAGGAAGAAAATTGAGAAAGCGATCGTCGATATCATTGATTTTGCTTATTCGAAGAAATAA
- the dnaX gene encoding DNA polymerase III subunit gamma/tau: MENFIVSARKYRPQQFNTVVGQSHITDTLEHAIEENQLAQALLFCGPRGVGKTTCARILARKINEKDGSVSEDGFAYNIYELDAASNNSVDDIRELIDQVRFAPQVGQYKVYIIDEVHMLSSAAFNAFLKTLEEPPAHAIFILATTEKHKIIPTILSRCQIYDFKRITILDIQEHLRGIAEKENIRYEDDALYLIAQKADGALRDALSIFDRLSTFSQKNITLAKAAEVLNILDYDQYLKIVDFAKESKIPDVLFAFNEIVKRGFDPHIFIAGLGNHFRDLMMAQNSSTIDLIEVGEKTKSKFVDQAQKWNAQQLIDAIEICNHADINYKNSKNPRLTVEIALMQLASLSAAGDFAKKKSS; this comes from the coding sequence ATGGAAAATTTCATCGTATCTGCAAGAAAATACCGTCCGCAACAGTTTAATACCGTTGTTGGGCAATCTCATATTACAGATACGTTAGAGCATGCCATTGAAGAAAATCAGCTGGCGCAGGCTCTGCTTTTCTGTGGCCCACGTGGAGTGGGAAAGACAACTTGTGCCCGAATTTTAGCCCGAAAAATCAACGAAAAAGACGGTTCAGTTTCGGAAGATGGTTTTGCATATAATATTTATGAATTAGATGCGGCTTCTAATAACTCTGTTGATGATATTCGCGAATTGATCGATCAGGTACGTTTTGCGCCACAGGTTGGTCAGTACAAAGTGTATATTATTGACGAGGTGCACATGTTGTCTTCAGCAGCTTTTAATGCATTTTTGAAAACTTTGGAAGAGCCGCCTGCTCATGCAATATTCATTCTTGCGACTACAGAAAAGCATAAGATCATACCAACGATTTTGTCCCGATGTCAAATCTATGATTTTAAGAGAATTACAATTCTTGATATTCAGGAACATCTGAGAGGTATTGCTGAGAAAGAAAATATCAGGTATGAAGACGATGCCTTATATCTGATCGCTCAAAAGGCAGATGGTGCTTTAAGAGATGCTCTTTCGATTTTTGACAGACTATCAACTTTTTCTCAAAAAAATATTACTCTAGCAAAAGCTGCAGAAGTTCTCAATATTCTTGATTATGATCAATATCTTAAAATTGTCGATTTTGCAAAAGAGAGTAAGATTCCAGATGTTCTTTTTGCCTTTAATGAAATTGTAAAAAGAGGTTTCGATCCGCATATTTTTATTGCTGGCCTCGGAAATCATTTCAGAGATTTAATGATGGCTCAAAACTCATCAACGATTGATCTGATTGAAGTAGGCGAAAAGACAAAATCTAAATTTGTTGATCAGGCTCAAAAGTGGAACGCCCAGCAATTGATAGATGCAATTGAAATTTGTAATCATGCAGATATTAATTATAAGAATTCAAAAAATCCCAGATTAACAGTGGAGATCGCTTTAATGCAATTGGCATCTCTATCGGCGGCAGGAGATTTTGCTAAAAAAAAAAGTTCATAA